The DNA window CGGGGTCTGTGGGTGACCAGGACGGTCCGCACCGACCGGCTCTCGGCGATCGCCTGGCCGCCCGGAGGCACCTCGCAGCGCGTCATCCTGAGGGATGCGGAGGGCGGGCGAGCCGAGGTCGACCTGCGGGTCCTGTCCGCCAACCCGGCGCTCTGGCTCCGGCTCGAGGCCGGCGCCCGGGCCTCCTCGCAGCGCGGCACGCTGAACCACGACACCAGCGATCTGGCCCGGCTCTCCCTCTACATCCACCGTGAGACGGCGCGGTCGGTCCTCAAGGTGTCAGGGATGGGCTAGGGTCTGTCTCTTCGATCACGAGCGGAGCCAGATGGTGATGGCTGCGAACGTCACGGTGCCGAGGAAGACATGGCCGCGCTTGTCGTATCGCGTTGCCACACCTCGAAAGCCCTTGAGCTTGTTGATCGCTCGCTCCACGACGTTGCGCTTCTTGTACCGCTCCTTGTCGAAGCCGGGAGGCCGACCGCCGTGCGAGCCGCGCTTGACGCGGTTCGTCGCCTGGTCGGCCTTCTCCGGGATCACGTGCCGGATACCCCGCTTGCGCAGGTAGGCCCGGGTCCGGCGGTTGCTGTACGCCTTATCGGCACTGACGCTGTCCGGTCGCCTGCGGGGCCCAGGCTCTCACCTGCCGCACCACCTCCGCCAGGTGGCCAGCCAGGCCCTTCCACGCCGGATCGATCTGGCGTTCCACCACCGCTGCCCCCTTAAGGACACGGGCGGAGGCGCTGTGCGAGCCCCGGCGGCGTGCTGATGGGCGCGCATCACCGTGGAATCGACCGAGATGTCCCAGTCGATGGTGCCCTCGGCGTCCGCGACGGCCTGCACCTGCTGGAGAAGCCGCTCCCAGGTCCCGTCGGCCGACCACTGCACATGCCTCTTGTGCACGGTTTTCCACGGACCGAACCGCTCTGGCAGATCACGCCACTGCACGCCGGTCCGCACCCGATGCAGGACCCCGTTGATCACCTGCCGGTGGTCCCGCCATCTGCCACAGCGTCCGTTGATCACCGGCAGGAGCGGCGCCAGCCGCTCCCACTCACTGTCGGTCAGATCCCCGCGGCCAGTCATATCGAGCCAACGAGTCAGATGATCGGAGAGGCATGGTTCGGGGCAGGGCCAGTGGCACCCCAAAACGACAGGGGCTGCGCAGAAAAGGAGTTCTTGATAAACAATCTGCGACCGCGGCGACCACGCCGTGCGCGACCTGCCCGCACCTGGATGCGTCAGTGGCGTTCGCCGGTCTGGGATGCCTGGTTGCGTAGGGTGACCGCAGCGCCGGGCAGGCAAGTGAGCCAGACCCTGGCCCCGGACGTGGGAAGGGTCGTGTGGTGGGCGAGGCTGAGCACGGGGACGTACCGAACGGCCGGAAGCCGGACGCGGCAGCGGCTCCCGCCAAGCAGTCGGGCGCCCATCGGTGGCTGCACATTCTCGGCGCTGTCGTAGTGGGGATCGTGCTGCCGGTCGCGGTGGCCGGGATCGTCGCCGGGCAGCTGGGTGCCCGGGCCGTGTTCCTCGGCCTGCTCCTCGGCGTCGTCGGGGCGAAGCTCGGCGGAACCCGCCGCATGCTGTACCTCGCCCCCGCGGCGGGGGTTGCGGTCGGCCTGGGCGCCCTCACCGCCTACGACTGGTGGTGGGTGGCGCTCCTCGCGGTGACCGGCGCCGTGGTGGGGGCCGGGATCGGCTTCGGCTGGCTCCCGCCGCTGCTGACGCTCGCCTTCGCCGCCACGTTCGCGGCACCGACACCGTCCGGCACCGACGCGCTGATCTCCGGGATCATGGCGGCCCTCGGTGTGGGCTACGGCATCGTGATCGCCCACCGCTTCGGCACCGCCCCTGTCATCGAAGGCGACCGCCTGCCCGTCAAGGTGGCCGCCGTGGTGGCGCTCGTGTTCGGCGCCGCCCTCGGTGCCGCGGCCGCACTCGGGGTGGCGCTCGGGTGGACCGAGCCCTACTGGGTGCCGGAGCCGATCATCATCCTCGCGCTGTACATCGTCACAGGAAAACGCGAGCGGATCCGGGGCAAGGCCATCGGCACCGCCGCCGGCGCCGCTGCCGCCCTGCCCGTGGCGATCCTCGCCCCGTCCGTCTGGGTCACCTCGGCCATCGCCACCGTCGCGTTCATCGCCGCTCTCACCCAGGCCAACAGGTACTGGCTCATGTACGGCCTCTACACCTTCGCCGTCGTCCTCGCCCTCACCTCCCCCGGCCAGGTCGCCGTCGAAGCCGAACACCGCGGCTTCGAAATCCTCGCAGGCATCGCCATCCTCGTCATCGGCCTCGCCGTCGTCCACGCCATCGGCGACCGCCTCCTGCGGCACAGCCCACAACCCGAACTCGCCACCAGCAATCAGAGCAGCTAACGGCTGCCCACACCTCGCTCGCCCCTCCTGGGCAGCAGTCACCCTCGCAGTCGGCACCATCTGGAGCAGCTCATGATCGGGGAGACACGGCCTAGATCCTTCTGCCCGTCGAGCGCTAGGGCCTGTCGGTCCACGTCCCAGATCCGGCCTTCGACCCGCAGCGGGCCGTCGGGTTCCAGCCTGGGCAACGGACCGCCGGCGGGCGCCGGACCGCGCCATAACGGCAGCCGCGCAGGTCGAGGGCCTCGGTGAGGTCCTCCCGTATTCGCGCGATGAGCTCGTCGGCCGAGCAGCCGCCCGACCTCTCGACATGGCGTGCAGCCGCTCCAGATCCTGCGCGTCCGAGACCGCGGCCGTCATGGCGACCGCGTCCCGGAGTGACGTCCGCGTCTACGGCCTCCTCCGTGTACGGCTCAAGGCTGCCCCGCGAGCGAGACATCCGACGCCCGACCGGGCCATCTTGATGCCTTCCTGAAGCGCGGCCGGGGGTCTGCGACGGGTGTCCTGCTTAGGCTTGCCCGGCCGTCCGCACGACGGTCGAAAACGATCGCCTACGAACACACGGGGACAACCGATGGCCACCACGAACGATGCTCGCACCGCCCGATTGCGAGCGTGGATGCTGGAAGGGCTGTCCGACATGGGCAAGGGCAAACCCTCCCGCCCCAAGGAACCGGCCCCGGACGCCGGGCACAAGGGTCAGCGCTGGTGGCGGGTGATGTGTCTGACGGGTGTCGACTACTTCTCGACCCTCGGCTACCAGCCGGGCATCGCCGCCCTGGCCGCCGGCCTCCTCTCCCCCGTGGCCACGATCGTGCTGGTGATCGTCACCCTGGCCGGCGCCCTGCCGGTCTACCGTCGGGTGGCTGAGGAGAGCCCCCATGGCGAGGGCTCGATCGCGATGCTGGCGCGCCTGCTGTCGTTCTGGAAGGGCAAGCTCTTCGTCCTCACCCTGCTGGGCTTCGCGGCGACCGACTTCCTCATCACCATCACCCTGTCGGCCGCCGACGCCTCCACCCACCTGGTGGAGAACCCGCACCTGGAATCGGCGCTGCACGACAAGCAGGTGCTGATCACGATGATCCTCGTCGCGCTGCTCGGCGCGGTGTTCCTCAAGGGCTTCCTGGAGGCGATCGGAGTCGCCGTCGCCCTCGTCGGTATCTACCTCGCGCTGAACGTGGTCGTCGTGATCACCGGCCTCTGGCACGTCCTCACCGAGGGCCATGTCGTCACCGACTGGACCACCGCCCTGACCGCCGAGCACGGCAACGTCTTCGCGATGGTCGGCGTCGCCCTGCTCGTCTTCCCCAAGCTGGCCCTCGGTCTGTCCGGCTTCGAGACCGGCGTCGCCGTCATGCCGCACGTCCAGGGCGACCCGAGCGACACCGAGGAGAAGCCCGTAGGCCGCATCCGCGGCGCCAAGAAGCTCCTGACGACCGCCGCGCTCATCATGAGCGTCTTCCTGATCTGCACCAGCTTCATCACCACCGTCCTCATCCCGCAGAAGGAGTTCGAGTCCGGCGGCAAGGCCAACGGCCGCGCGCTCGCCTACCTGGCCCACGAGTACCTGGGCAACACCTTCGGCACCATCTACGACATCTCGACCATCCTCATCCTGTGGTTCGCCGGCGCCTCGGCCATGGCCGGCCTGCTCAACCTGATGCCGCGCTACCTGCCCAAGTACGGCATGGCCCCGCACTGGGCGCGCGCCGTGCGCCCCATGGTCATCGTCTTCACCCTCGTCGCGTTCCTCGTGACGTGGATCTTCGACGCCGACGTCGACGCCCAGGGCGGCGCGTACGCCACCGGTGTCCTCGTCCTGATCTCCT is part of the Streptomyces sp. P9-A4 genome and encodes:
- a CDS encoding amino acid transporter, whose product is MATTNDARTARLRAWMLEGLSDMGKGKPSRPKEPAPDAGHKGQRWWRVMCLTGVDYFSTLGYQPGIAALAAGLLSPVATIVLVIVTLAGALPVYRRVAEESPHGEGSIAMLARLLSFWKGKLFVLTLLGFAATDFLITITLSAADASTHLVENPHLESALHDKQVLITMILVALLGAVFLKGFLEAIGVAVALVGIYLALNVVVVITGLWHVLTEGHVVTDWTTALTAEHGNVFAMVGVALLVFPKLALGLSGFETGVAVMPHVQGDPSDTEEKPVGRIRGAKKLLTTAALIMSVFLICTSFITTVLIPQKEFESGGKANGRALAYLAHEYLGNTFGTIYDISTILILWFAGASAMAGLLNLMPRYLPKYGMAPHWARAVRPMVIVFTLVAFLVTWIFDADVDAQGGAYATGVLVLISSAAIAVTIAARKAGQRGWTIGFGIISAVFLYTTVVNVIERPDGVKIGACFIAGIILISLLSRLGRAFELRVTHIALDDMAERFIQDVSRRTPRFIANEPGDRGADEYRAKKDQIRSDNDIPGTEDFVFVEVTITDPSEFEAGLTVKGEVLHDRFRVLTVESSSVPNALAALLLHARDLTGTRPHIYFEWTEGNPFANFLRFFLFGQGEIAPVTREILREAESDRDRRPRVHVG
- a CDS encoding FUSC family protein — its product is MGEAEHGDVPNGRKPDAAAAPAKQSGAHRWLHILGAVVVGIVLPVAVAGIVAGQLGARAVFLGLLLGVVGAKLGGTRRMLYLAPAAGVAVGLGALTAYDWWWVALLAVTGAVVGAGIGFGWLPPLLTLAFAATFAAPTPSGTDALISGIMAALGVGYGIVIAHRFGTAPVIEGDRLPVKVAAVVALVFGAALGAAAALGVALGWTEPYWVPEPIIILALYIVTGKRERIRGKAIGTAAGAAAALPVAILAPSVWVTSAIATVAFIAALTQANRYWLMYGLYTFAVVLALTSPGQVAVEAEHRGFEILAGIAILVIGLAVVHAIGDRLLRHSPQPELATSNQSS